A stretch of the Sphingobacterium thalpophilum genome encodes the following:
- a CDS encoding tyrosine-type recombinase/integrase, with the protein MLEKEFIRFLQIEKRYSEHTVIAYRHELDMFRDFLTAEGLEVKDVVYRDLRHYFAQMMEGGKNASSVNRSMSSLRTYFKFLQREDYIVKNPMTLIKALKTAKKLPVVVEKDKLVRLLDHMEQQQEDFESCRNYIVMELLFGTGIRLAELLKIKEQDIDFFNKKILILGKRNKERLVPINDVLLKELKNYLQQKATQFVDTDNSLLIVTRAGKPAYAKLIYDIVHKHLTLISTQGKRSPHILRHTFATALLDNGADLNAIKELLGHAGLAATQVYTHNSAERLKSIYKQAHPKA; encoded by the coding sequence ATGTTGGAAAAGGAGTTTATTCGTTTTTTACAGATTGAAAAAAGGTATTCGGAACATACGGTGATTGCCTATCGGCATGAGCTGGACATGTTTCGGGACTTTTTGACCGCCGAAGGACTGGAGGTGAAGGATGTGGTCTACCGTGATCTGCGCCATTACTTTGCGCAAATGATGGAAGGCGGTAAAAATGCCAGCTCTGTTAACCGGAGTATGTCGTCGTTGCGTACCTATTTCAAATTTCTGCAGCGGGAGGATTATATTGTTAAGAATCCGATGACCTTAATCAAGGCTTTAAAAACAGCTAAAAAGTTACCGGTCGTGGTCGAGAAGGATAAGTTGGTCCGTCTATTGGATCACATGGAGCAGCAACAGGAGGATTTTGAATCCTGCCGCAATTACATTGTGATGGAATTGCTCTTTGGTACAGGAATCCGCCTGGCCGAATTGTTGAAAATTAAGGAACAGGATATCGATTTTTTTAACAAAAAAATCCTTATATTAGGTAAAAGGAACAAAGAAAGGCTCGTTCCGATAAATGATGTTTTACTGAAAGAATTGAAAAACTATTTACAACAAAAAGCGACGCAATTTGTTGATACTGATAATAGCTTATTGATCGTGACCAGAGCGGGGAAACCAGCGTATGCCAAGCTGATTTATGATATTGTGCATAAGCATCTGACGCTGATTTCTACCCAAGGTAAACGAAGCCCTCATATCTTGAGGCATACGTTCGCAACCGCCCTGTTGGACAATGGGGCCGATTTAAATGCAATTAAAGAACTGCTGGGACATGCAGGCCTGGCGGCAACGCAGGTCTACACGCATAACTCAGCAGAGCGATTGAAGTCAATTTATAAACAAGCTCATCCAAAAGCTTAA
- the rpsU gene encoding 30S ribosomal protein S21, whose amino-acid sequence MIIVNVKEGESLDRALKRFKKKFEKTGVLRELRSRQAYEKKSVTRRIQVKKAIYKQSLNQDVAN is encoded by the coding sequence ATGATTATCGTAAATGTAAAAGAAGGAGAATCTTTAGATAGAGCATTGAAACGTTTCAAAAAGAAATTCGAGAAAACTGGAGTTTTGAGAGAGTTACGTTCACGTCAAGCTTACGAGAAGAAATCTGTGACTCGTCGCATTCAAGTGAAAAAAGCGATCTACAAACAATCTTTGAATCAAGATGTAGCTAACTAA
- a CDS encoding HAD family hydrolase, producing MEKIKNIVLDYGNVIFMIDFVKLKAAFTQLGIKNVDAVFGHHGQSELFDNFDKGKIDAAQFRDGIREITGNAALSDAQIDAAWNSLLVGVPQGNHDLLMQLKDNYRTFLLSNNNAIHYAYCMNDIQQKYGVADNEAFFEKTYYSHLVGMRKPDAEIFELVMQEQQLRPEETLFIDDSPQHLATAQRLGWHTALCTKEKPLKLLLEEFKLL from the coding sequence ATGGAAAAAATTAAAAATATTGTTCTTGATTATGGGAACGTCATCTTCATGATTGATTTTGTAAAATTGAAAGCTGCTTTTACTCAGTTAGGTATAAAAAACGTGGATGCAGTTTTTGGGCACCATGGGCAGAGCGAACTTTTTGACAATTTTGACAAGGGAAAGATTGACGCGGCGCAATTCAGGGACGGTATTCGCGAAATCACAGGAAATGCGGCGCTAAGTGATGCGCAGATTGATGCCGCCTGGAATAGTCTGCTCGTTGGCGTACCTCAAGGTAATCACGATCTGTTAATGCAGCTGAAAGATAATTATCGCACATTCTTATTAAGCAACAACAATGCAATCCACTACGCCTATTGCATGAATGATATTCAGCAGAAGTATGGTGTCGCCGACAATGAAGCTTTTTTTGAAAAGACGTATTATTCGCATCTGGTAGGGATGCGTAAACCGGATGCTGAAATATTTGAACTGGTCATGCAGGAGCAGCAATTGCGTCCAGAAGAGACACTCTTCATTGACGATAGTCCGCAGCACCTGGCAACAGCCCAACGATTGGGCTGGCATACGGCACTCTGTACCAAAGAGAAACCGCTAAAACTCCTGCTGGAAGAGTTTAAGCTGTTATAA
- a CDS encoding site-specific integrase, which yields MATVSAKVYEHHKKADGTYNVKICVHHKSERKFIDTNHFVVKKQLTKDYKIKDPFIADKVEQQLRDYRKMISDLDDRLDYFTATSLRDYLRDKDEDIDFIKFCTQHIERLKKEGRGGSAKNQSVIRNSLVDYFKRPSISIKEVNSNMLMSYERYLRSERTMTRYNQDNKPVVTTEKGLSDSGLHNHMRDLRTLFNAARELYNNEDLGIYRVKHYPFKKYKVGSPPLTKKRNNTLEQVLIIRDCVTKPGSRAELAKELYMLSFYLCGMNAVDLYQIIERDIRNGRVDYNRSKTEGKRKDNAFISIKIVEEAKPLLEKYLGKLRERYSSANALNWALCKGMEQLRKLTGIPELTLYWARHTFANTARNDCRMSKDDVALALNHVDEGNRTTDIYIAKDWKIVDDVQRKVLAQLRKIEIKVMKKVQKENEIKKIAA from the coding sequence ATGGCAACCGTAAGCGCAAAGGTTTATGAACACCACAAGAAAGCAGATGGAACTTACAACGTAAAAATTTGTGTCCATCACAAAAGTGAAAGAAAGTTTATTGACACAAATCACTTTGTTGTCAAGAAGCAACTTACCAAGGATTACAAAATCAAAGATCCTTTTATTGCAGATAAGGTCGAACAACAGCTAAGAGATTATCGTAAGATGATTAGCGATCTCGACGACCGACTTGATTATTTTACAGCTACATCATTGCGGGATTACCTGCGTGATAAGGACGAGGACATCGACTTTATTAAGTTTTGTACTCAACACATTGAACGGCTAAAGAAAGAGGGACGCGGCGGATCGGCCAAAAATCAATCGGTAATCCGTAACAGTCTTGTCGATTATTTTAAACGCCCGTCCATATCCATTAAGGAAGTCAACTCCAATATGCTAATGTCCTACGAGCGTTATTTAAGGTCAGAGCGGACAATGACACGGTACAATCAAGACAACAAGCCAGTTGTCACCACGGAAAAAGGATTGTCTGATAGTGGGCTGCACAACCACATGAGAGATTTACGAACATTGTTCAATGCTGCACGAGAACTTTATAATAACGAGGACCTCGGAATATACCGCGTCAAACATTATCCATTCAAGAAATATAAAGTTGGTTCCCCACCTCTCACCAAGAAAAGGAACAACACACTTGAACAGGTATTGATTATTCGGGATTGTGTCACCAAACCCGGAAGTCGTGCGGAATTAGCTAAGGAACTTTATATGCTTTCGTTCTACCTATGCGGAATGAATGCGGTAGACCTGTATCAGATAATAGAACGTGACATTAGAAACGGACGTGTCGATTATAACCGCTCCAAGACGGAGGGCAAACGTAAGGACAATGCCTTTATCAGTATTAAGATTGTCGAGGAGGCCAAGCCTTTATTGGAAAAATATTTAGGGAAGCTACGTGAACGCTATTCAAGTGCCAATGCCCTTAATTGGGCATTATGTAAAGGTATGGAGCAACTACGTAAATTGACTGGCATACCCGAACTTACTTTGTATTGGGCAAGACACACATTTGCAAATACTGCAAGGAATGATTGCCGTATGTCCAAAGACGACGTGGCTCTTGCACTTAATCACGTTGACGAGGGCAATCGTACAACAGATATTTACATCGCCAAAGATTGGAAGATTGTGGATGACGTACAGCGGAAAGTCCTTGCACAGCTAAGAAAAATCGAAATCAAGGTGATGAAGAAAGTACAAAAGGAAAACGAAATAAAAAAAATCGCCGCCTAA
- a CDS encoding helix-turn-helix domain-containing protein, which produces MDEIIKLDNVTAYNKMRGVETMHPLISVLDLSKAKPMPAQTFHFGLYAIYLKELKCGELKYGRNNYDFQEGTLVFVAPGQVMGIQPNVTTFEPKGWAMLFHPDLIKGTALGKHIQDYSFFSYDVNEALHLSEKERQIVLDCFAKVQYEMEQSIDKHSKTLIASNIELFLNYCTRFYDRQFITRDNSNKGVLERFEHILNDYYSSDKPLNIGLPSVSWCADELNLSTNYFGDLIKKEIGISAQEHIHSKVIDIAKERIFEIDKSIGEIAYELGFKYPQHFTRLFKQKVGISPLEYRNLN; this is translated from the coding sequence ATGGACGAAATAATAAAACTGGACAACGTAACAGCATATAATAAAATGCGTGGTGTGGAAACGATGCACCCCTTAATTAGCGTCTTGGATCTGTCAAAAGCTAAGCCAATGCCTGCACAAACCTTTCATTTCGGTTTATATGCCATTTACTTAAAGGAATTGAAATGTGGGGAATTGAAGTATGGACGTAATAATTACGATTTTCAGGAAGGAACGCTGGTATTTGTAGCACCGGGGCAGGTAATGGGCATACAGCCCAATGTAACCACTTTTGAACCCAAAGGCTGGGCAATGCTGTTTCATCCTGATCTGATAAAAGGAACGGCTTTAGGAAAGCATATACAGGATTATTCTTTCTTCTCTTATGATGTAAATGAAGCTCTTCATCTTTCTGAAAAGGAAAGACAGATTGTATTGGACTGCTTTGCTAAAGTTCAGTATGAAATGGAGCAGTCTATTGACAAGCACAGCAAAACACTGATAGCTTCTAATATAGAATTGTTCCTGAACTATTGCACCCGGTTTTATGACAGGCAGTTCATTACAAGGGATAATTCCAATAAAGGGGTTTTAGAAAGGTTTGAGCATATTTTGAATGACTACTATTCTTCTGATAAACCGCTGAATATAGGCTTGCCGTCTGTTTCGTGGTGTGCCGATGAACTGAACCTTTCTACCAATTATTTTGGCGATTTAATTAAAAAAGAAATCGGTATTTCCGCACAGGAGCATATTCATTCAAAAGTAATTGATATAGCCAAAGAAAGGATTTTTGAAATTGACAAATCCATAGGCGAAATAGCCTATGAGCTGGGTTTTAAATATCCGCAACATTTTACACGGTTATTTAAGCAAAAGGTTGGAATATCGCCTTTAGAATACAGGAATTTGAATTGA